In Oncorhynchus gorbuscha isolate QuinsamMale2020 ecotype Even-year linkage group LG03, OgorEven_v1.0, whole genome shotgun sequence, the DNA window AGACAAAAATTATcgttattgcttaattataccacggctgtcagccaataagCATTCTGGCTCAAtctacccagtttataatgaaAAATTACAGGATAGGCGCTACAATACACACTAGGTACAAACTGCCACCCTTCACTCACACCACCAAATAAGGgcagataaaaaataaaacatagtGACAGCGCTTGACACAATGTAACAGGTTTGTCCTAAATGCATTGCGTTTACAGTACAGAATGCAATAAATAATTTGGAGGCCATCTCTGTGAACTCTGTGAGCAACATAAATCGTGCTGGTTCGGTAGTCTGTTTCTTTCAACATATTTCCAAATATCCAAGACCTAACTGCCAATGATTGTATTCGGTTAAAGTGCAAAGCAATTGTGAAAAAATGTATGCTTTTATAGCCTAATACCACAACTAATACCTACATTTTCGGGGTTTCACGCTTCTCCCGCTGAAAGTGGGATGCACCGTTCCTGGATCGGTGATCAAACTAATCTGTCTATGGTTCAGTCACTTTCACTGGTCTGCGATCAGGATTTAACCACGTCATGCACTCTGTCGGGTAATACACTAGAAAATCTTTGGCTGTGAGCTCGTTTCcatgtgggctcccgagtggtgcagcggtctatggCACGTCCCTGGTactgcagtccctggttggaATCTAGGCTGCGATTTGAAGTCCCAATGTGCGGCGCATAACTGGCTCAGCGTCGTCTGGGATAAGCCGTTATTGTACATAATAATTTGTTaattgatttgcctagttaaataaaggtataaaaatggGTCATAGCATATTTTATAAAACGACAGGAAATAAACCATATAAACTCAGTCATCGGATGATTAAATAGGGGTGACCCCCCCCCTTCCCATATCAAACAATGGCTCTTCTATAATCAGGAAACCATAACATGAAATAAATGTATATTTTCACCCAATACaaccaacacactgacacagcaATATAATAAAAATGTCTGCTTTATTCTTATCCAGGACAACTCATTCAGAATGATCAAGGAGAAATAAGCACTATATTTTTGTTTGACATTGTCTGAGATGGTGCTTTATATCTGAATTGGTCAAAGTAAAACAAAAtaatgaatatataataatacattaATCAATACAACATGTGTGGATTAATGATAATAACAATAGCCCTGAAACGTAGGGTCCTCTGTGGTAATCACCGGCACTAACTGAATCAATCAACAACAGCAGGAGAGCTTTCAGAAAGGACTCAACCCCAAATAAACACTTTTTTATTTAAATCATATTTTATCAAAGCTTCGGTTTATCTTCATAAAATGATTCTAAAACTTCTCTTTAAACCTTTGCATTTTTTACTTTTTTAAATTTGCTCTCTTTTTTAGATGCATTTTATTTTTCACCAGGTGTCTGTATTTGAAAGTGTGGGTGGTGCCTGTGTGTGCGCATGGGTCCTTGGCtgaggtttggtgtgtgtgtgtgtgtgtgtgtgtgtgtgtgtgtgtgtgtgtgtgtgtgtgtgtgtgtgtgtgtgtgtgagagagagagaaaggacaagcCTTCATGTCTGAGTGCATGCGTGTAGTATGTCCTTGCTGTGCTGTGGCGGTGGCAGGGTTGTATCAGCAGGGACATTGCTTTTTCAATTCAAACAAAGGGGCTGAAGCAGGTTCAAGCAACCGTAAGAGGGCGTGTGATATTTCGGGGTGAGTAGAAAGTGTGTGTACACCTATTAGTGAGCTTATAAAGGAGGGTTGAGCTAGAAAATCTGTGTGTCAGGGTGTACTTATACTATGTAAGTGGTGCGTCTGAATGTGTAGGTATCTTTTCATTCATGTAAATTTGCTTGTGTAAGGCACGGAGAAGGGTGGTCAGTCTCTCAGGTCCATGCTGGAGCCAAACAGAGCTACCAGCTGCTCCTCGTAGTGGGTGATGTTCCTCTTCATGATCTCCTTACAGGAACCCAGCAGACGCTCAAACGCCTGAATGTCTATTACTGAAAAACACAGGAGACAGCATCACTCACACAGCTGCACAACAGATCGTGAATATGACCCAGGTGTCAATCCAACaaccaaacggaagcaaacaggCCGAAACGGGGAGGGACTTCCTGAACTTGTTTTCATGTTCCGTTGCAAAACGCTTCActacggtgtgcactaatgaatatcaCCCTGTTGTAGCGTACCCTCCTGTATAGTTTATTTGCGAAGATTCTTTGCCATGCTTAGCGTAAACACTCCAGACCTTCCAGTCAAAACATTGCAGTAAAACTATAGTGGAGCACGCTAAAGTGAGCAGATATTGTTATTTAATTCATATGACAATGTTTGTACCCCAACTATACGCCTGGAGAATTGTGAGATGTGCAAACACTTTTGAATTCATAAGAGCTGAACATTATCACGAGTACGTCTAAGGGAAACAGCTGTGTAGCTTTGCGTTTAGGGGGAGATATTCATATACAACACTTACAAGCCAGTAATCTACCATTAAGAGATTCAGGGAGACACAACAGAAAGAaaatctctctctgtcacgcAGATGGACACCCactcatgtgtgtgtctgtgtcaaaataaacacacacgcatgcgtGCACACACATATCTGTAAACGTATGGCGGGGCCTTACCCAAGCACTTGACCTCTCCCACAGCATACACTGATGCAGCGCGGGGCTTGTTGGTGACCAGGGCCAGCTCCCCAAAGTACTGACCCCTGCTACAGCGGGTGATCTCAACCTCCACATTATCCTCCTGGTTCGCCTttgtctggggagagaggagtttttttttgggggggggggggcacagaaaatatgatttgatttgtttactcTTATTTGAATAATATGTAGCGGATTCAAAATCATTGGTTGCCGATTCAAATATTCACATAATTATGTTTTAGCATGGGGCACGAGCACCAAGGAAACCCAAACGTGCTGTGTATAGgccatgtctgctgcagagggacagagtcagacctgggttcaaatatatgggcattttttatttaaatacttattttctgtgtatttgagtattttcaaataatgtgGCCAAATCAGAGACAAATAACTTCCTATAGATAGCTTAACAGTTTAAATGCATGGTGTAtttaatatatttgtattttcaaATACACGCCAATATTTTCCACGTGTACTTTGAAATACATTCCAATATTCAGCTACTTGTAGAAAATCAAAAGACTTCCTTTCTAAGACATTTTGAAAGTAATTGAAATACcctaaatagtatttgaacccaagtCTGGACAGAGCCATGAGAAAACTCACTATTGAGAAAAATTACATTACTGATCACGAAAGGGGAAATTTGACTGCTGCAGCTAATACATACAACACCAAGTAATACACAATAATGGACATGCAGACAAAGCAGCACACAAACCATGTGTTATGAAAACTAAAATgttcatatatatataaaaacaaatatataaaaaaactcATGGCAGAAGGTTGACAGGATCTGGAAATGTGCTGTCTTGCACAGTTCTGTCTTACATAAAAGTGTTGGAAACAAAATGGTTGGCCCACCATTTACTGAAAAGGTATCAGATGGAGAAGTTATTTGGATGAGAAGGAGTTTTGGCGccggtacagccaactagcgctagctgcttagctagctaaaatatcatttaaaaaacattttgttgATTATGAATGACAAATATTCAGATTCAAATCACAATTGTTTGATTTTTTTCAAAAGGATCACTGTGCTCAACTCGTATTATTCTTCATATTAATATTACAATTCAAATGATCAGTCATACCATCTTTGTCTTTGGGCGCAGGTGTGTTATGTAGTACATATgagaaaaaaggagagagggaaaagaaaaaaaaacagggtGACTTGAACATAAAACAAAGcctttttttccttctttttttatTAACATTATCTGGTGATGAGGCACAGACATTAATGAGGGGATGAGAAAAGGAGGAAGTAGACTTACTTTGCTCTTCATCATAATCTTCACTTCTCCGGTCTCCACGATGTAGAAACAATCTGCCCTGTCCCCCTACACCGCAACACAAACCAACAGGGACCGTCACATTTACAACACTTCCCGGTCGTCATTACAGTAATGCCAAGACAACCTCCAGTACGGTAACAGCGGAGAACTGTCCTACCTGCATGATGATGCGTTCTCCATCGGAAAACGTCTTCATTCCTAATACATCCACAATTTTCATCCTCTCGGATAACTAAGAGAGGtaacagagcgggagagaggttTGATAAGGAAAAGCAAAGGCAAGTTGGTCATTTCAGTGCTACAATGTATCACTGTCCATCTTCCCCTCCTCACCTCCAGAGACTTCAGTAGAGGCACAGACTCCACAAATTGCTCGTACAGCCTTCTCTTCTTGGCATTGTTCTTCACAATGAGCCTACGGAACGTGGCCCGGTCCTGGTAGTGTCACAGACAGCATCGGTCACGGTCACAGACAGGCAGGATAACACTCAATCACACCAACCTAGGCTAAACGCAGACCGGCCATTTCCTTCTTATGTTACACATTTCTAGTGGGGGAAAGTTATGGATAGATCTGCCATCATTTCCTATAATATCCATCTACTAATCTTCTATAACATTTACAATCATCTAATAATATAAACAATAAATCATTCATTCAACTGTTATAGCGCTATTCATTTACACAAAAGAGTCTTCAAGCTCAAAGAATCTCAAAAGCACAATATCGAAGACGCATCGACGACACATTAAAGACTCACTCCAGCATCCCGAGCACCTAATGTTTCacttttcaaacacctgaaatcattggccactttaatcaaatggaacactagtcactttaataatgccactttaaaaatgtttacatttctcgcatatgtatatactgcattctaTACTATGTATTGCATGTTAGCCTATGCCgttctgacattgctcatccatatatttatatattcttattccattcctttacttaggcTTGTGTGGAAaaggtatttgttgtggaattgttaggtatTACTTGTTAGacattgctgcactgtcggaactagaagcacaagcatttcgctacactcgcattaacatctgctaaccatgtgtatgtgaccaatagcatctgctaaccaggtctacagtcaatcacggattacaaaatgaaaaccagccccgtcacggaccaggatgtcttgctcccaggcagaataacttttttgcccgctttgaggacaatacagtgccactgacacggcctacaaccaaaacatgcggcctctccttcactgcagccgaggtgagtaaaacatttaaacgtgttaaccctcgcaagactgcaggcccagacggcatccccagccgcgccctcagagcatgcgcagaccagctggctggcgtgttaatggacatattcaatcaatccctatcccagtctgctgttcccacatgcttcaagagggccaccattgttcctgttcccaagaaagctaaggtaactgagctaaacgactactgccccgtagcactcacttccgtcatcatgaagtgctttgagagactagtcaaggactatatcacctctaccctacctgacaccctagacccactccaatttgcttaccgcccaaataggtccacagacgatgcaatctcaaccacactgcacactgccctaacccatctggacaagaggaatacctatgtgagaatgctgttcatcgactacagctcggcgtttaacaccatagtaccctccaagctcgtcatcaagctcgagaccctgggtctcgaccccgccctgtgcaactgggtactggacttcctgaagggccgcccccaggtgagggtaggcaacaacatctccaccccgctgatcctcaacactggggccccacaagggtgcgttctgagtcctctcctgtactccctgttcacccacgactgcgtggccacgcacgcctccaactcaatcatcaagtttgcggacgacgcaacagtggtaggcttgattaccaacaacaacgagacggcctacagggaggtggtgagggccctcggagtgtggtgtcaggaaaataacctcacactcaacgtcaacaaaactaaggagatgattgtggacttcaggaaacagcagagggaacacccccctatccacatcgatgtaacagtagtggagagggtagcaagttttaagttcctcagcatacacatcacagacaaactgaattggtccacccacacagacagcatcgtgaagaaggcgcagcagtgcctcttcaacctcaggaggctgaagaaattcggcttgtcaccaaaagcactcacaaacttctacagatgcacaatcgagagcatcctggcgggttgtatcaccgcctggtacggcaactgctccgcccacaaccgtaaggctctccagagggtagtgaggtctgcacaacgcatcaccgggggcaaactacctgccctgcaggacacctacaccatccgatgttacaggaaggccataaagatcatcaaggacagcaaccacccgagccactgcctgttcaccccgctatcatccagaaggcggaggtcagtacaggtgcatcaaagctgggaccgagagactgaaaaacagcttctatctcaaggccatcagactgttaaacagccaccactaacattgagtggctgctgccaacacactgactcaactccagccactttaataatgggaattgatgggaaatgtaaaatatatcactagcaactttaaacaatgctacttaatataatgtttacataccctacattattcatctcatatgtatacgtatatactgtactctatataatctactgcatctttatgtaatacatgtatcactagccactttaactatgccactttgtttacatactcatctcatatgtatatactgtactcgataccatctattgcatcttgcctatgccgctctgtaccatcactcattcatatatctttatgtacatgttctttttccccttacacttgtgtgtataagacagtagttttggtattgttagttagattacttgttggttattactgcattgtcggaactagaagcacaagcattttgctacactcgcattaacatctgcaaaccatatgtatgtgacaactacaatttgatttgatttgtatgtgaccaataacatctgctaactatgtgtatgtgaccaataacatttaatttgacCTGATTCATTTCAaagtccaatgcagctgttttaaaAAAAGGATCATTCTTTTTTTTCAATagcaaatcatttctgggtaacaattaattaccttactgtgattgttttcatttaaaatagtcaaaaataaacTAAAATTGCTTCTTAGCAAAGGGCAATTTTAGAAGCAAGAATGTTGCTTGGACTGTTCTGGGAgttgtctgagtggggaggggaaaactgcaactagctgttattggctgaGAGGTTTGGagctctttcttattggtctattaacttatttactgcctggtgatgtAGGCCGAAATCACCCCACTAAAAGAGGCTGAACTGGCAACTCCTTGAACTGGCAACTCCTTGAACTGGCCACTTGAATTTCACAATTGTGTCTAAAAAAAACCAACTATTTTGCTCAAAACACAATGTATCTCTAATATATGGCCACTGTGTTATTCTCCCTGGTGTCCACAGGGAGGTGCTGTGGTAGAGCACAGCAGTGTGAACTTGAGGTCAAGGGTCAGGACAGTGTGGGTGTCTCTCACCAGGCCCCAGAGCGCCCCCTCCTGGGTGGCAATAATAGTGGCAGCGCGGGGGGTGTTGTACATCAGTGCCAACTCTCCGAAGCTGCCTTTGTTGTCATACTGCCCCACACACGTCCCTACGCCATCAATCAGTACCACGATGTCATAGATTCCtctgaaagaaagagaggaagagagaaagaaaaagaaagagaaaaaacaggggcgagagagtagagagagacaaaagagaaatTAAGTACGGTCTAATAATATTAGAAAACTCAAACATGAGATATTTGGAAACCATGCAGACTACTCTTCATCTACAATACAAACAAAGTTGATCACTGATCTAAATCTCTCATCTGTAGCTTGGACCAAGAGTACTAAGAGTTCAGTTCTGGGAATTTACTTTGTGGTTGCCGGTGGAGCATTAACTTTGTTAGGGGGGGATTAGTATGATGGTCACCTGGCCATGTAGGTGACCAATGGGTTTCCCATGATGCTTTGCAAGGCAGAGCGTAGGGGGGGGGAATTGGTTTAACATGCTTATGACGTGCATCTAGACCTAAGCCTCCCAGGCTGAGGTACTAGCATGACTGAGGAGGGAGCTTAAGGCGCGGCGAGAATAAGCCCACtcacagggtgccatttgggacacagcctattACCGATGTAGCCCACTTCTTTTAACTAAGGccatatgggctctggtcaaaagaaagTGCACCATATAAAGGAAaaacggtgccatttgggacacagacatagAGGCTAGGCCCAGGACGCACGGCAGACAAAACAACTAGAGGATCATGCCCAAGCGGGGCTTGTTGGAAGATGAGTGGAGGTGTGTTTGTTATGAATGCTGCTTTCTAGTGAATGCCTTGATTGTTAAGATTCCTaagtaactacacacacacacctctcgaTAACGTAGAAGTTGTCTCCGTCGTCTCCCTGGTCGATGACATGCTCCTGGGGCTGTACGCGCAGTTCAAACATGGCGTCCAGGACTTCCGAGAACTGCTCctgtgagggagaggacaggcaggcaggagaggagggggtgattAACACCCGCCACCTGCCAAATCCAGATAGATTTTGGCATTGGCGGGTAGATGTCTATTTCACTAGCCACGTTGGCGGGAGGTCAGGGTTCCACAGTGCATTTCACTCGCATTTGTGAGTTCTACTAagcatatggaattgttttatgattgtcataccaaggatcatttagctatttgatttggagttgtagccccccccccttaaggtatcaaacaaatatatataaaaatatatatacacaatttGAGCATgaaaatcttggtggggcaaactagaccaatttagaaaacaaaaaaaggcatgccagcaaagccactagacaacacaacacaccacattaATTGCACTGTAaatggtgacaaacggtgcccaaaAACTATTAGGGCCTAGATAAAAGCTGTTCCGACAGCAGAGCTTTCCTTTCAGCACTGTGGAGTGAATctttaccaccgctacaccttcTCAGCCGGGCTTCATCTGGCAGCGAAACagctcattcagcctcatttactgcctttctAAAAACCATAGCTGATACGGCTGACATGCTTAAATAAAAATGGTTTCTACTGACTCCTTGTGGATTTGTGTAACTTGATAAGAACAGTGTTCTCCTTCAATAATAAACAAATGCCGACACGACTTTTGAACCATACACATCCATTACATTTATGTTCAGTAAAttcaaaatgtttgtttttatatAATTTAGAGCTAAGTATAAGCAAGTGCAAGCAAATGAGCTACGACA includes these proteins:
- the prkar2aa gene encoding protein kinase, cAMP-dependent, regulatory, type II, alpha A isoform X1, whose protein sequence is MSIEIPVGLTELLQGYTVEVLRQRPPDLVEFAVQYFTRLRDTRSQDGAGAAVKLGKGVMFDGEPMQTESNGDEDGSDESDFEPPPPSRYNRRVSVCAEAFNPDDDDEVEEPRVVHPKTDEQRCRLQDACKDILLFKTLEQEQFSEVLDAMFELRVQPQEHVIDQGDDGDNFYVIERGIYDIVVLIDGVGTCVGQYDNKGSFGELALMYNTPRAATIIATQEGALWGLDRATFRRLIVKNNAKKRRLYEQFVESVPLLKSLELSERMKIVDVLGMKTFSDGERIIMQGDRADCFYIVETGEVKIMMKSKTKMTKANQEDNVEVEITRCSRGQYFGELALVTNKPRAASVYAVGEVKCLVIDIQAFERLLGSCKEIMKRNITHYEEQLVALFGSSMDLRD
- the prkar2aa gene encoding protein kinase, cAMP-dependent, regulatory, type II, alpha A isoform X2; this translates as MSIEIPVGLTELLQGYTVEVLRQRPPDLVEFAVQYFTRLRDTRSQDGAGAAVKLGKGVMFDGEPMQTESNGDEDGSDESDFEPPPPSRYNRRVSVCAEAFNPDDDDEVEEPRVVHPKTDEQRCRLQDACKDILLFKTLEQEQFSEVLDAMFELRVQPQEHVIDQGDDGDNFYVIERGIYDIVVLIDGVGTCVGQYDNKGSFGELALMYNTPRAATIIATQEGALWGLDRATFRRLIVKNNAKKRRLYEQFVESVPLLKSLELSERMKIVDVLGMKTFSDGERIIMQGDRADCFYIVETGEVKIMMKSKTKANQEDNVEVEITRCSRGQYFGELALVTNKPRAASVYAVGEVKCLVIDIQAFERLLGSCKEIMKRNITHYEEQLVALFGSSMDLRD